Within the Bacteroidales bacterium genome, the region ATAAAAGCGATCTTCGCCGATACAGCTGGGATGAGCTTACTCCGGAAATGATTTCTGAAGCGGCAAACGCAGGAGATCCTGTGGCTACAGAGGCTTTTGAATATACCGGAGAAATTCTTGCCTCCAAGCTGGCCGATGCTGTTGCCCATACAAGCCCCGAAGCTATTTTCCTGCTCGGAGGCCTTGCTAATGCGGGAGATCTTATTTTTATCCCTACCCGAAAATTTTTCGAAGAGAAACTGCTTGCTATCTATAAAAACAAAGTCAAAATTCTGCCTTCCGGTTTGGCCGATAAAAATGCAGCCGTGATGGGTGCCAGCGCACTTATTTGGAAGGAACTGGAAAAGTTACTTTAGTTGCTTTAATTACCGCAGCTAATGGACAATTCATTCCTCTCCTGAAACACTGGCAAACAGATATTTAAGGCCTCATAAAAATAAGAAAAATACAAGAACATCTTGGGTAATATTCCTCTTGCCTTTCATGGTTGTTTAAAATATAGATAGATATGTCCAGAAATTTCCGCTTCACCAGAAACTGTTATTATACTCGGGTAAATGAAAATCCTTTTATTACAATAGGACTCCAGGTCCTTAGTTTAAACTTGTTAGAAGAATTTCAAATCAAAGTGTTTGCTTAAAAAATGATCGTTTAATTTAAATCGTAGGTATATTTCCTGATTTACGTATGTCCCTGGTTTACATCCTCAAGAAAGTTTTGTGAGATTTCTTGATCAGTCCAAGATATTTCACAGCTCCTCATAGTCCCGCAAAAACCAGAAGAAGGCGTAATGTAACTTTGTTTCTGTAAAATTAGAAAAGCCACGGCTGAAAAAAATACTTATAATAGTGTTAAACATTAAAACAATCAGCCATGGCAAGAAAAGTGAATAAAATTACAAAAGATTTTTCACAGGAGCTACAAGATTTAATAGGAGAGACAAAAAATCCGGGAATATTGGGCAAGATAATAGAGATAGGATTGCAAAAGATAATGGAGTTAGAGCGGGACGCCCACATAGGAGCTGAGAGTTACGAGCGTACAGGGAGTCGTAAGACTTACCGTAATGGATATAAACCCCGGAGATTAAATACGCGGGTTGGCAGTATAACATTACAGATACCACAGACTCGAGACGGGGAGTTTTATCCGAGCATATTAGAACGTTACCAGCGAAGTGAGAAGGCGTTGGTGATAGCGTTAGCTGAAGCTTACGTTAATGGGGTATCGACCAGGAAGATGAAAAAGATCACAGAGGAGTTATTAGGGAAGGAATTTTCATCGATGACCATAAGCCGGTATGCAGAGGAGTTAGATGCAGAGCTTAATGCATGGAGGGATAGGCCATTAAAAGAAGAGTATGTATATGTCATAACAGATGCTCGTTATGATAAATGCCGTGTTGGGGCGCAAATAATTGACGTTGCAATTTTCACTGCCATTGGGATAGACTCTCAGGGATATCGTCGTATTCTTTCTTTGGATGTAAGTTGGGGTGAGAATAATACAAGCTGGGAAGAATTTATAGGGGATTTAAAAGCGAGAGGACTAAAAGGTGTAAGATTGTTTATCAGTGATGATCATCCTGGGATAAAGCATGCGATAAAGAAGCATTTTCCGGGCACGCCATGGCAGAGATGTCAGAGGCATTTTCTAGTGAATGCTATGGATAAAGTACCGAAGCGTTATCGGGACAGGGTACATGATGAGCTAACAGAGGTATGGTCGAGTAATACCTGGGAGCAGGCGAAAGGCAGGCTTGAAGGAATGGCGGAGAGATG harbors:
- a CDS encoding IS256 family transposase, whose amino-acid sequence is MARKVNKITKDFSQELQDLIGETKNPGILGKIIEIGLQKIMELERDAHIGAESYERTGSRKTYRNGYKPRRLNTRVGSITLQIPQTRDGEFYPSILERYQRSEKALVIALAEAYVNGVSTRKMKKITEELLGKEFSSMTISRYAEELDAELNAWRDRPLKEEYVYVITDARYDKCRVGAQIIDVAIFTAIGIDSQGYRRILSLDVSWGENNTSWEEFIGDLKARGLKGVRLFISDDHPGIKHAIKKHFPGTPWQRCQRHFLVNAMDKVPKRYRDRVHDELTEVWSSNTWEQAKGRLEGMAERWSGAFEEFSNFISEEGWETLTVYKTCPREHRKKLRTSNIMERVNQEFKRRGRVVRIFPNPQSCIRLYGAIAKEWDEDWISGRRYMEMEPLWIWEKENAPKEEEHAPLPSDTSLNVKNLIVA